ACCAGGTACGTCAATGTCCTTGTCGAACTGAAAGATCAGTAGAGGTAATCGCAGTATGAATGTCCTCGTGATGGCTGCCGGCTCAGTCGGCGGGTACTTCGGAGGCCTTCTCGCGAAGGCGGGAAACGATGTCCAGTTCGTCGCGAGAGGAGAAAACCTGGCTGCCATTAACAGCAGCGGCTTGATTGTCGAGAGCGAAACGTCAGGCAATTTCACCGTCGAAGCCAAGGCTGTAGAGCGCCCTGACGGTTCCTGGGTCGCTGACCTCGTCCTGTTCTGCGTTAAGAGCTACCACAACAGTGTCGCAATGGACACAATTGCTCCTGCAGTAGGCGAGGAAACGGCCATACTCACGCTCCAGAATGGAGTGGGTAGCGGTGACGAGTTGTCGGCAGTCTTCGGTGCGCATCGTGTGTTGTTGGGCGCAGCCTACGTCGAGGCTGCTCATCCAGCACCCGGTGTGTTCCGGGAGGTTGGTTGGGAAGGCCGCATCGTGTTCGCTGAGCAGGATGGAAGGCCTTCGCAACGCGAGGCTGACATAAGGCAGGCTTTTGCCGGCGCTGGTATAGACTCCGAGATTGCCGAAGACATCGAACAGGCGCTGTGGAACAAGCTGGTCTACATTTGTGGCCTTAGCGGTATGACCTGCATCACACACTCGTCGTTCTTAGAGGTTATGGACTCGCCGGAGACGCGGGAGATGGCGCTGGGTGTCATCACTGAGGCTGCCGCTGTTGGAAAGGCGGCCGGGGTGAATCTCGCTCCGGACCTCGTAGACTCGATTATGAAGATCTTCATCGATGACAAAGAGCACCTGATCTCTTCAATGCACGCCGATCTCAATGCTGGCCGGCCAATGGAGTTCGGCAACCTGAACGGCAAGGTATCCCAGCTGGGAGGAGAGTTGGGTGTACCGACGCCGAATAACGACTTCATCACTGCCTGTCTAACTCCTCAGCACAAACGCGCCATGGCAAAATACTAACAGGGCGTCTGAATGTATCCGATGATCATTGGAGGACTCAGTTTTGACCTACACCTACAATCCTGATGACGTGAAACAGAGAGAACTCGCCCCTGGGGTAATGCTCAGGACGATGTGGGGCGAGAAGGTCATGCTCAGCGTGGTTGAAATCGACGCGAACTCAGAAGTGTCGATGCACGAGCACCCGCATGAACAG
This window of the Dehalococcoidia bacterium genome carries:
- a CDS encoding 2-dehydropantoate 2-reductase, with the translated sequence MNVLVMAAGSVGGYFGGLLAKAGNDVQFVARGENLAAINSSGLIVESETSGNFTVEAKAVERPDGSWVADLVLFCVKSYHNSVAMDTIAPAVGEETAILTLQNGVGSGDELSAVFGAHRVLLGAAYVEAAHPAPGVFREVGWEGRIVFAEQDGRPSQREADIRQAFAGAGIDSEIAEDIEQALWNKLVYICGLSGMTCITHSSFLEVMDSPETREMALGVITEAAAVGKAAGVNLAPDLVDSIMKIFIDDKEHLISSMHADLNAGRPMEFGNLNGKVSQLGGELGVPTPNNDFITACLTPQHKRAMAKY